TGCACCCAAAAAAGGTCGGTTGTGCTCAACTAGACCTTGCCGTATCTCATTAATGTCGGCATCAGTAGGGTCGAGATCGATTTCATAGTTCATAGATGTTCCAATACCTAATGCTTGAGCCAAGCTGGAAAGATTTCATTTTACTGGGTCGATGTTAACTTCTGTATTTCATGCCCGTTCAGACTCAAAACAATAATAACAGCACCCTCAAGAGTAAACCTCAAAAATAGAATCAATAATGATTGGTAAATTGCCTCTCAAAGACTGCGCACCAAAGACCGAACGAGCATGAACCCCTTTATCTCCAAACACTTCTGCCATCAAGTCCGAACAGCCATCTAGGACTTTAGGGTGTTGTTCAAACGTCTCTGTGGCATTAACAAATCCTTGAAGCTTGACCACTCTGGCAACTCTATCAAGGCTACCCAATTCAAGTTTCACCGCAGCCAGTATGTCTAGTCCTGTCACCTTCGCAAACTCATATCCTTGCTCAGTCGTATATTCTCGACCGAGTTTACCTTTAGGGACATCATCTAGACCCGCTACGGGGCCTTTTCCAGACACATACAAAAGATTGCCAGTACGGACACAGTTACAATAGCTACCCTGAGGATCACTCGCTGTAGGTAGAACAAGTTCGAGCTCGGCAATTCGACTTTCGATAGACAT
The Vibrio sp. CB1-14 DNA segment above includes these coding regions:
- a CDS encoding RidA family protein, producing the protein MSIESRIAELELVLPTASDPQGSYCNCVRTGNLLYVSGKGPVAGLDDVPKGKLGREYTTEQGYEFAKVTGLDILAAVKLELGSLDRVARVVKLQGFVNATETFEQHPKVLDGCSDLMAEVFGDKGVHARSVFGAQSLRGNLPIIIDSIFEVYS